Proteins encoded by one window of Sphingosinicella sp. BN140058:
- the otsA gene encoding alpha,alpha-trehalose-phosphate synthase (UDP-forming) has product MSRLIVISNRVAAPKPDGEGGAQGGLAVALSAALREYRGLWFGWSGNRIEEFTGKIDFQRHDGVTSATVDLEEQDVEEYYNGYANRTLWPLFHYRIDLAEYDRSFGAGYERVNERFAETVTPLIEPDDLVWVHDYHLIPLGAQLRQRGLRNRIGFFLHIPWPPARLLTSLPAHEHLVLSLLAYDVIGFHTQEWLESFQNYVERELGGHCEPDGTIHVGERSVHAAAYPIGIDYKEFREAAESDAAWEAFERLRKSADGRGTIIGVDRLDYSKGLEERFLGYRRFLEEHRDWQGEVFLLQIAPPSRGEVHTYEKIRETLDELSGRINGEFAAVDWVPIRYVNQGYGREDLAGFYRASQIALVTPLRDGMNLVAKEYVAAQDPEDPGVLILSRFAGAALQLKDALLVNPYSKEEISDAIKQALDMPRDERIRRWRSMNEIVKQEDVVWWRRNFVAALEGKGDGAQQEAQAAG; this is encoded by the coding sequence ATGAGCCGGCTGATCGTCATCTCCAACCGGGTGGCCGCACCCAAGCCGGATGGGGAGGGCGGTGCCCAGGGCGGGCTTGCGGTCGCACTCTCGGCGGCGCTGCGCGAATATCGCGGCCTGTGGTTCGGCTGGTCCGGCAATCGCATCGAGGAATTTACCGGCAAGATCGACTTTCAGCGCCATGACGGCGTCACCTCGGCGACGGTCGACCTCGAGGAGCAGGACGTCGAGGAATATTATAACGGCTATGCCAATCGCACCCTGTGGCCGCTCTTCCACTACCGCATCGATCTCGCCGAATATGATCGCAGCTTCGGCGCCGGTTACGAGCGGGTCAACGAGCGCTTCGCCGAGACCGTGACGCCGCTGATCGAGCCGGACGATCTCGTCTGGGTCCACGATTACCACCTGATCCCGCTCGGCGCGCAGCTGCGCCAGCGTGGCCTCAGGAACCGGATCGGCTTCTTCCTCCACATCCCCTGGCCACCGGCACGCCTGCTGACCTCCTTGCCCGCGCACGAGCATCTCGTCCTTTCGCTCCTCGCATACGACGTGATCGGCTTCCACACCCAGGAATGGCTGGAAAGCTTCCAGAATTACGTCGAGCGCGAGCTTGGCGGCCATTGCGAGCCGGACGGGACCATCCATGTCGGCGAGCGCTCGGTCCACGCCGCCGCCTACCCGATCGGCATCGACTACAAGGAATTCCGCGAGGCTGCGGAGAGCGATGCGGCGTGGGAGGCCTTCGAGCGCCTGCGCAAGAGCGCCGACGGCCGCGGCACGATCATCGGCGTCGACCGGCTCGATTATTCCAAGGGGCTGGAGGAGCGCTTCCTCGGCTATCGCCGCTTCCTCGAAGAGCATCGGGATTGGCAGGGCGAAGTCTTCCTGCTCCAGATCGCGCCGCCCTCGCGCGGCGAGGTCCATACCTACGAGAAGATCCGCGAAACGCTCGACGAATTGTCGGGCCGGATCAACGGCGAGTTCGCCGCCGTCGACTGGGTGCCGATCCGCTACGTCAACCAGGGCTATGGCCGCGAGGATCTCGCCGGCTTCTACCGCGCCTCGCAGATCGCCCTGGTGACGCCGCTGCGCGACGGCATGAACCTCGTCGCCAAGGAATATGTCGCCGCCCAGGATCCGGAGGATCCCGGCGTGCTGATCCTCTCCCGCTTCGCCGGCGCCGCGCTGCAGCTGAAGGATGCCCTGCTGGTCAATCCGTACAGCAAGGAAGAGATAAGCGACGCGATCAAGCAGGCGCTCGACATGCCGCGCGACGAGCGCATCCGCCGCTGGCGCAGCATGAACGAGATCGTGAAGCAGGAGGATGTGGTGTGGTGGCGGCGCAACTTCGTCGCGGCGCTGGAAGGGAAGGGCGACGGGGCGCAGCAGGAGGCGCAGGCGGCGGGCTGA
- a CDS encoding GNAT family N-acetyltransferase: protein MPPRLVQAAALGLSYRPRTPDDLPFLFSVYAATREEELAQTGWPIEMRLHFLRQQFEAQRAHYDLHYPAAEWLVIEAGGEDVGRLYLEEWADQLRIIDIALLPAARRQGFGTAILNDVCAMASAAGKKVSIHVEKNNPAMALYRTLGFVAVADKGVYDLLERPADDAGQRSALPIS from the coding sequence ATGCCGCCCAGGCTCGTCCAGGCCGCCGCGCTCGGCCTCTCCTATCGGCCGCGGACCCCCGACGATCTGCCGTTCCTCTTCTCCGTCTATGCGGCGACGCGCGAGGAGGAACTCGCCCAGACCGGCTGGCCGATCGAAATGCGCCTGCATTTCCTGCGTCAGCAGTTCGAGGCGCAGCGCGCCCATTACGATCTCCATTACCCCGCCGCCGAATGGCTGGTGATCGAAGCCGGCGGGGAGGATGTCGGCCGCCTCTATCTGGAGGAATGGGCCGATCAGCTGCGCATCATCGACATCGCCCTGTTGCCGGCCGCGCGCCGCCAGGGCTTCGGCACCGCGATATTGAACGACGTCTGCGCGATGGCGTCCGCCGCGGGCAAGAAGGTCTCGATCCACGTCGAGAAGAACAATCCGGCGATGGCGCTCTACCGGACGCTCGGCTTCGTCGCGGTCGCGGACAAGGGCGTCTACGATCTGCTCGAACGGCCGGCGGATGATGCCGGCCAACGGAGCGCCTTGCCGATCAGTTGA
- a CDS encoding IS1182 family transposase, translating into MGRFVEGQDRRQAAFLPECLDDYVGADNPVRLVDAFIDELDLLALGFTGARPAATGRPAYHPATMLKLYLYGYLNQVLSSRRLEREAGRNVEAMWLIGKLAPDFKTIADFRRDNGDAIKATCRRFVLLCRQMGLLAGGVVAVDGSRFKAVNTRDKNFTPNAVRRRIEQVDASVARYLAQLDTADRQDDETSALRSVRLNERLARLREQMQALRDMEAALADVPDGQISLTDPDARAMATNGKGTGMVGYNVQAAVDTQHHLIVAHDVTNLGHDRSQLANMGRKAKAEMDGERLTVLADRGYYGGEEVRACEALGATPIIPKPLTSGAKAQGRYGKQDFIYDVDTDTYRCPAGETLTYRFDSVEAGKTLHVYWASSCAACPMKAKCTTGKERRIRRWEHEHVLDAMQQRIDKMPDAMRIRRQTVEHTFGTLKQWMGATHFRTKGLKNVGTEMSLCVLAYNIKRVIAILGMPAALAAVGR; encoded by the coding sequence ATGGGGCGTTTCGTCGAGGGACAGGACCGGCGCCAAGCGGCATTTCTGCCGGAATGCTTGGACGACTATGTCGGTGCGGATAATCCGGTCAGGCTGGTCGATGCCTTCATCGACGAACTCGATCTACTTGCTTTAGGCTTCACCGGTGCCCGCCCTGCGGCAACGGGCAGACCCGCTTATCATCCGGCGACCATGCTGAAGCTGTATCTGTACGGCTATCTCAACCAGGTTCTGTCGAGCCGCCGGCTCGAGCGTGAAGCCGGACGCAATGTCGAGGCGATGTGGCTGATCGGCAAGCTGGCTCCCGATTTCAAGACGATTGCGGATTTCCGGCGCGACAATGGTGATGCGATCAAGGCGACGTGCCGCCGGTTCGTGCTGCTGTGCCGACAGATGGGCCTCCTCGCCGGCGGCGTCGTTGCCGTGGATGGATCGCGGTTCAAGGCGGTGAACACGCGCGACAAGAACTTCACGCCCAACGCGGTTCGGCGCCGGATCGAACAGGTCGACGCGAGCGTCGCGCGCTATCTCGCTCAGCTCGACACGGCCGATCGTCAGGACGACGAGACTTCGGCGTTGCGCTCGGTACGGCTGAACGAACGCCTAGCCCGGCTACGCGAACAGATGCAGGCTCTGCGCGACATGGAGGCGGCGCTCGCCGACGTGCCTGACGGGCAGATCTCGCTGACCGATCCGGATGCACGTGCAATGGCCACCAATGGCAAGGGCACCGGCATGGTCGGCTACAATGTGCAAGCCGCGGTCGACACGCAGCATCACCTGATCGTCGCCCACGATGTAACCAACCTTGGCCACGACCGCTCTCAGCTCGCCAACATGGGCCGTAAGGCCAAGGCAGAGATGGACGGCGAACGCCTGACCGTGCTCGCAGACCGCGGCTATTATGGCGGCGAGGAGGTGCGCGCCTGCGAGGCCTTGGGCGCAACGCCGATCATACCCAAACCGCTCACCTCAGGGGCCAAGGCGCAAGGTCGCTACGGGAAGCAGGACTTCATCTACGACGTCGACACCGACACCTATCGCTGCCCGGCCGGCGAGACGCTGACCTACCGCTTCGACAGCGTCGAAGCCGGCAAGACGCTGCACGTCTATTGGGCAAGCTCGTGCGCCGCCTGTCCGATGAAAGCCAAGTGTACCACCGGCAAAGAGCGCCGGATCAGGAGATGGGAGCACGAGCACGTGCTCGATGCGATGCAGCAGCGCATCGACAAAATGCCCGATGCCATGCGGATCAGGCGGCAAACCGTTGAACACACGTTCGGCACCTTGAAGCAGTGGATGGGGGCCACCCACTTCCGAACCAAAGGGCTAAAAAACGTAGGAACCGAGATGAGCCTGTGCGTCCTCGCCTACAACATCAAGCGCGTGATCGCGATCCTGGGCATGCCGGCAGCGTTGGCGGCGGTCGGACGCTGA
- the otsB gene encoding trehalose-phosphatase, which produces MADPLLPPPLDLLDGAALFLDFDGTLVELAETPDAISVPDHLHPLLDRLAARLGGALAIVSGRAIGDLEQHLGPLPIAVSGSHGLELRTADGRVGPVPAPASLDIARDAIRRFAAGDAGLIVEDKPASVALHYRGAPAQAADAVALAGALAERTGLTVQAGKMVVELRPAGADKGDALRRLMAEPAFANKRPVFVGDDLTDEHAFAAAAEMDGAGILAGPPRKTAAAWRLDDVAAVAAWLMAVTGDVRG; this is translated from the coding sequence ATGGCCGATCCTCTCTTGCCGCCTCCGCTCGATCTGCTCGACGGCGCGGCCCTGTTTCTCGATTTCGACGGCACCCTGGTCGAGCTTGCCGAGACTCCGGACGCGATCAGCGTCCCCGATCATCTTCATCCGTTGCTCGATCGTCTGGCGGCGCGGCTCGGCGGTGCCCTGGCCATCGTCAGCGGCCGCGCGATCGGCGATCTCGAGCAGCATCTCGGCCCCCTGCCGATCGCCGTCTCGGGCTCGCACGGGCTCGAGCTTCGCACCGCCGATGGGCGAGTGGGACCGGTGCCGGCGCCGGCATCGCTCGACATCGCGCGCGACGCCATCCGCCGCTTCGCCGCAGGCGATGCGGGCCTGATCGTCGAGGACAAGCCGGCGAGCGTCGCGCTTCATTATCGGGGCGCGCCGGCGCAGGCGGCGGACGCGGTTGCGCTCGCCGGTGCGCTCGCCGAACGCACCGGACTCACCGTGCAGGCCGGCAAGATGGTGGTCGAGCTGCGGCCGGCCGGCGCCGACAAGGGCGATGCGCTGCGGCGCCTGATGGCGGAACCAGCCTTTGCGAATAAGCGTCCTGTGTTCGTGGGAGACGATCTGACGGACGAGCATGCCTTTGCGGCAGCGGCGGAGATGGACGGTGCAGGTATCCTCGCCGGCCCTCCGAGAAAGACGGCGGCCGCCTGGCGGCTCGACGATGTAGCGGCCGTGGCCGCCTGGCTGATGGCGGTAACGGGAGACGTACGTGGCTGA
- a CDS encoding glycoside hydrolase family 15 protein — protein MADLNLWPIGNCQVSALIDSQAGFVWACAPRVDGDPLFCSLLSPKGESALPRGEWRLSLENQVSVEQSYLRNTPVLVTRLTDADGGVAEIFDFCPRFQRSGRMYRPVAFARIVRPISGAPRLKVALNPSTNWGARDAETTTGTNHIRYLLKPQPLRLTTDAPVGQIMEGRAFRLERAQHFFLGPDEPFVGNVGHTLATWLHQTTEDWRDWVRGLAIPLEWQRVVIRAAITLKLCQHEETGAIVAALTTSVPEAADSGRNWDYRYCWIRDAYYTVQALNRLGALDVLETYLGYLRNIVDEAKGGHIQPLYAVSGEAKIEEWEADGLAGYRGMGPVRVGNAAYYQIQHDAYGQIILSNVQAFFDERLFRPATVADFQALEKVGERAWAMHDQPDAGLWEYRTRSAVHTYSSVMSWAGCDRLANAAAVLGLDDRAAVWREREQAIRARIEKEAWFAKEERFGASFGGGETDASLLQLVDMRFLAPEDPRFVRTFEAVERELRRGEHMLRYAAEDDFGLPETAFNFCTFWLIEALHLAGRSDEARALFEHTLERLTPAGLLSEDTDFETGELWGNYPQTYSLVGLINCAMMLSKPWTAIR, from the coding sequence GTGGCTGATCTCAATCTGTGGCCGATCGGCAATTGCCAGGTGTCGGCGCTGATCGACAGCCAGGCCGGCTTCGTCTGGGCGTGCGCGCCGCGGGTGGACGGCGATCCCCTGTTCTGCTCGCTGCTCAGCCCCAAGGGCGAGAGCGCGCTGCCACGCGGCGAGTGGCGGCTGTCGCTCGAAAATCAGGTGTCGGTCGAGCAGAGCTACCTTCGCAACACGCCGGTGCTCGTCACCCGGCTCACCGATGCCGACGGCGGCGTCGCCGAGATCTTCGATTTCTGCCCGCGCTTCCAGCGCAGCGGCCGCATGTACCGGCCGGTGGCGTTCGCGCGGATCGTGCGCCCGATTTCCGGTGCGCCGCGGCTCAAGGTCGCGCTCAACCCGTCGACCAATTGGGGCGCGAGGGATGCCGAGACGACCACCGGCACCAACCACATACGCTATCTCCTGAAGCCGCAGCCGCTGCGGCTGACCACCGATGCCCCGGTCGGCCAGATCATGGAGGGCCGTGCCTTCCGGCTCGAGCGCGCGCAGCATTTCTTCCTTGGGCCGGACGAGCCGTTCGTCGGCAATGTCGGCCATACGCTCGCCACCTGGCTGCACCAGACCACCGAGGATTGGCGCGACTGGGTGCGCGGCCTCGCCATCCCGCTCGAATGGCAAAGGGTGGTGATCCGCGCCGCGATCACGCTCAAATTGTGCCAGCACGAGGAAACCGGCGCGATCGTCGCGGCGCTCACCACCTCCGTTCCCGAAGCGGCGGACAGCGGCCGCAATTGGGATTATCGCTACTGCTGGATCCGCGACGCTTATTACACGGTGCAGGCGCTAAACCGCCTCGGCGCTCTCGACGTGCTCGAAACCTATCTCGGCTATCTCCGCAACATCGTCGACGAGGCCAAGGGCGGGCACATCCAGCCGCTTTATGCCGTGTCCGGCGAGGCCAAGATCGAGGAATGGGAAGCAGACGGCCTGGCCGGCTATCGCGGCATGGGGCCGGTGCGGGTCGGCAACGCCGCTTATTACCAGATCCAGCACGATGCCTACGGCCAGATCATCCTCTCCAACGTCCAGGCCTTTTTCGACGAACGCCTGTTCCGCCCGGCGACCGTCGCAGATTTCCAGGCGCTGGAGAAGGTCGGCGAGCGCGCCTGGGCGATGCACGATCAGCCCGATGCCGGCCTTTGGGAATATCGCACGCGCAGCGCCGTCCACACCTACAGCTCGGTGATGAGCTGGGCGGGCTGCGACCGGCTCGCCAATGCGGCGGCGGTTCTCGGTCTCGACGATCGCGCCGCTGTGTGGCGCGAACGCGAACAGGCGATCCGCGCCCGCATCGAAAAGGAGGCCTGGTTCGCGAAGGAGGAACGGTTCGGCGCCAGCTTCGGCGGCGGCGAGACCGATGCCAGCCTGCTCCAGCTCGTCGACATGCGCTTCCTGGCGCCCGAGGATCCGCGTTTCGTGCGCACCTTCGAAGCGGTCGAGCGCGAACTCCGCCGCGGCGAGCACATGCTGCGCTACGCCGCCGAGGACGATTTCGGTCTGCCGGAGACCGCGTTCAACTTCTGCACCTTCTGGCTGATCGAGGCGCTGCATCTCGCCGGCCGGAGCGACGAGGCGCGGGCGCTGTTCGAACATACGCTGGAGCGGCTTACCCCGGCCGGCCTGCTGTCGGAGGATACCGATTTCGAGACGGGCGAACTCTGGGGCAATTATCCGCAGACCTATTCGCTGGTCGGCCTGATCAATTGCGCGATGATGCTGTCCAAGCCTTGGACCGCGATCCGATGA